The proteins below are encoded in one region of Geoalkalibacter ferrihydriticus DSM 17813:
- a CDS encoding response regulator, with protein MKRLLIVDDSISVARQLEKIVTGSGRFEVVGHAKNGAEALKMYQVHRPDLVCMDMNMPVMDGLTALRNLVAMNRNVKVVMVTSLGGVGDKFTEALRLGALNVISKPFEADNVLQILSEV; from the coding sequence ATGAAGCGTTTGCTGATTGTGGACGACAGTATTTCCGTCGCCCGGCAGCTTGAAAAGATCGTAACCGGCAGCGGCCGGTTCGAAGTGGTCGGGCATGCCAAAAACGGTGCCGAAGCGCTCAAGATGTATCAGGTGCATCGCCCCGATCTGGTATGCATGGACATGAATATGCCGGTCATGGACGGCCTGACCGCATTGCGCAATCTGGTCGCCATGAATCGCAACGTCAAGGTGGTCATGGTGACATCCCTGGGCGGCGTCGGCGACAAGTTCACCGAAGCTCTGCGTCTCGGCGCGCTCAATGTAATCTCCAAGCCCTTCGAGGCTGATAACGTGCTGCAGATTTTGAGTGAGGTCTGA
- the pyrF gene encoding orotidine-5'-phosphate decarboxylase, which yields MMLDIARKKLIFALDVDCFEEAQRWVRLLHDQVGLFKVGKQLFTRCGPDVVHMIRAEGGEVFLDLKYHDIPNTVAMASAEALRLGVRMCNVHALGGREMMVAAATKVREEAAAAGAPLPLLLAVTILTSSTDETLREIGIERPVSDMVPRLARLARDAGMGGVVASPQEIALIRAACGPEFAIVTPGVRPADASLDDQKRIMTPGAAITAGADFLVIGRPIARASDPVAAAAAIVAEMAAALES from the coding sequence TTGATGCTGGATATCGCCCGCAAAAAACTGATTTTCGCACTGGATGTGGATTGTTTCGAAGAGGCGCAACGCTGGGTCCGGCTGCTGCACGACCAGGTCGGCCTGTTCAAGGTCGGCAAGCAGCTTTTTACCCGCTGCGGCCCCGATGTGGTGCACATGATTCGCGCCGAGGGCGGCGAGGTGTTCCTTGATCTGAAATACCACGACATCCCCAACACCGTTGCCATGGCTTCGGCCGAGGCTCTGCGGCTGGGAGTACGGATGTGCAACGTGCATGCCCTGGGGGGGCGCGAAATGATGGTTGCCGCAGCAACAAAGGTGCGCGAAGAAGCTGCGGCCGCGGGGGCACCGCTTCCGCTTCTGCTGGCGGTGACCATATTGACTTCGTCCACCGACGAAACCCTGCGTGAAATCGGCATCGAGCGCCCGGTGAGTGACATGGTGCCGCGCCTGGCGCGCCTGGCGCGTGATGCAGGCATGGGCGGCGTCGTCGCCTCGCCTCAGGAGATAGCCTTGATCCGCGCGGCCTGCGGCCCTGAATTCGCCATCGTCACCCCCGGTGTGCGGCCTGCCGATGCCTCCCTCGATGACCAGAAGCGGATCATGACCCCTGGCGCGGCCATCACCGCGGGCGCCGATTTCCTGGTTATTGGGCGACCCATTGCGCGGGCTTCCGACCCGGTGGCTGCGGCTGCGGCGATTGTGGCCGAGATGGCTGCGGCGCTTGAGTCCTGA
- a CDS encoding DUF4388 domain-containing protein — translation MPAATLDQQGRLYLPAPIARLFGARGLEITSVSAGHVLLTAEDAEHPTLVTGVLGEISVVDLLSFFNMFRKSGVLRFDLSGGRKDLYLQDGEIVAALSSFPSENLGEILFSLGRIEREVLERLGRRADNQNALVKFLLEKNLVSASDIWQAVRHQAEIIVYDLLTFQQGSFSFQQKSLSQKDPFQLSMSTQNLLMEGLRRLDERQLFLRLVPSLEAFPRIVGQATDGLSQSEAQICKQIQSGDLSVREVIRRSGFGEFDGLRVLYHLVERGQVVIEEAASGVSPGELGLILDAFNDGLAILFREVSRIKADFRQEIQDLLRELPQPYSYILRDARLREDGTLDSRRILANLAGLEEGDKMRLLADALGELLYMECHTARQVLGEKKSAEAIAAVKAATGRAKAILGRN, via the coding sequence ATGCCGGCCGCGACACTTGATCAACAGGGCCGGCTCTACCTGCCGGCCCCTATTGCTCGTCTTTTTGGCGCCCGCGGCCTGGAGATCACTTCGGTTTCGGCCGGCCATGTGCTGCTGACCGCCGAAGATGCCGAACACCCTACGCTGGTCACCGGGGTTTTGGGTGAAATCTCCGTGGTCGATCTGCTCTCGTTCTTCAACATGTTTCGCAAGAGCGGCGTGCTGCGTTTTGACCTGTCCGGCGGGCGCAAGGATCTGTACTTGCAAGATGGGGAAATCGTCGCGGCTCTCAGTTCTTTCCCTTCTGAAAATCTCGGTGAGATTCTTTTTAGTCTCGGACGCATCGAACGCGAAGTCTTGGAGCGCTTGGGGCGCCGGGCCGACAACCAGAATGCCCTGGTTAAGTTCCTGCTGGAAAAGAACCTGGTCTCCGCCAGTGATATCTGGCAGGCGGTGCGCCACCAGGCCGAAATCATCGTCTACGATCTGCTCACCTTTCAGCAGGGTAGCTTCTCCTTTCAGCAAAAAAGCCTCAGTCAGAAAGATCCCTTTCAACTCTCCATGAGTACCCAGAATCTGCTCATGGAAGGATTGCGCCGGCTTGACGAGCGCCAACTCTTTTTGCGCCTGGTTCCCTCGCTGGAAGCCTTCCCGCGGATCGTCGGGCAAGCCACGGACGGACTGAGTCAGAGCGAAGCGCAGATTTGCAAACAGATCCAAAGTGGGGATCTGTCCGTGCGCGAAGTCATCCGGCGTAGCGGGTTTGGCGAATTTGACGGGCTGCGGGTGCTGTATCATCTGGTTGAACGCGGCCAGGTGGTCATCGAAGAGGCTGCTTCAGGGGTCTCTCCGGGAGAGCTGGGCCTGATTCTGGACGCTTTCAATGACGGCCTGGCCATCCTCTTTCGCGAAGTCAGCCGGATTAAAGCTGATTTTCGTCAGGAGATTCAGGATCTGCTGCGCGAGCTTCCGCAACCCTATTCTTACATTCTGCGCGATGCCCGCCTGCGCGAGGACGGCACCTTGGACAGCCGGCGCATTCTAGCCAACCTCGCCGGCCTCGAAGAGGGAGACAAGATGCGGCTGCTCGCCGACGCCCTTGGTGAGCTGCTCTACATGGAATGTCACACGGCGCGGCAGGTTTTGGGCGAGAAGAAGTCCGCCGAAGCCATTGCTGCGGTCAAGGCGGCGACGGGCCGCGCCAAAGCAATTCTAGGGAGAAATTGA
- a CDS encoding proline--tRNA ligase, with product MRYSEYLLPTLKETPADAEVASHRLMLRAGMIRKVAAGIYNYLPLGLRSLRKVEQIVREEMNRAGAHELLMPMVVPAELWQESGRWQQYGRELLRLKDRKEADFCLGPTHEEVITDIVRNEVRSYRQLPLNLYQIQTKFRDEIRPRFGLMRGREFIMKDAYSFDLDDAGADGAYERMYQAYRRIFKRCGLNFRAVEADTGNIGGSSSHEFMVLAESGEDAIVSCDSCEYAANVEKAELRVPESQMPAPSEDLTKVLTPARKSVEDVAAFLKTTPQRLVKTLIVQTDKGETLAVLLRGDRELNDIKLCRLLDCAWIEMAGEDVVLKATGAPNGFAGPVGLKLRIFADREVQAMADFITGANDKDAHYTGVNLGRDCEVETFADLRKAVAGDPCPRCAGKLEVWRGIEVGHVFKLGTKYSESLGAVVLDDQGRERLLVMGCYGIGIGRTLASAIEQNHDADGIIWPLPIAPFEVLVVMLNPNDAEVKAAAEKLYGELRERGVEVLLDDRDERPGAKFKDADLLGIPVRLTVGARGLKEGQVEVKLRAGGAVAMLPVASAAGDVARRVDLERSGQ from the coding sequence ATGCGCTATTCAGAGTATCTGTTGCCGACCCTCAAAGAGACCCCGGCCGATGCCGAAGTCGCCAGTCATCGTCTGATGTTGCGCGCCGGCATGATCCGCAAGGTCGCCGCCGGTATCTACAACTATCTGCCCCTGGGGCTGCGCTCCTTGCGCAAGGTCGAGCAGATTGTGCGCGAGGAAATGAACCGTGCCGGTGCTCATGAGCTGCTCATGCCCATGGTGGTGCCCGCCGAACTCTGGCAGGAGTCGGGGCGCTGGCAGCAGTACGGCCGCGAGCTGTTGCGCCTCAAGGATCGCAAGGAGGCCGATTTCTGCCTGGGACCCACCCACGAAGAAGTCATCACCGATATCGTGCGCAACGAGGTGCGTTCCTACCGCCAGTTGCCGCTCAATCTCTACCAAATCCAGACCAAGTTTCGCGACGAAATCCGCCCGCGCTTCGGGCTGATGCGCGGGCGCGAATTCATCATGAAGGATGCTTATTCCTTCGATCTCGATGATGCCGGCGCCGACGGCGCCTACGAGCGTATGTACCAGGCCTACCGACGCATCTTCAAGCGCTGCGGCCTCAACTTCCGCGCGGTGGAGGCCGACACCGGCAACATCGGCGGATCGAGTTCCCACGAGTTCATGGTGCTCGCCGAATCGGGCGAGGATGCCATCGTCTCCTGCGACAGCTGCGAGTACGCGGCCAACGTGGAAAAGGCCGAGTTGCGGGTTCCCGAGAGTCAGATGCCGGCGCCGAGCGAGGATTTGACCAAGGTATTGACCCCGGCGCGCAAAAGCGTCGAGGACGTCGCGGCCTTCCTCAAGACCACTCCCCAGCGCCTGGTGAAAACCCTCATCGTTCAGACCGACAAGGGCGAAACCCTGGCGGTGCTGCTGCGCGGCGACCGAGAATTGAACGATATCAAGCTCTGCCGTCTCCTCGACTGTGCCTGGATCGAAATGGCCGGAGAAGACGTGGTGCTCAAAGCGACAGGCGCGCCGAACGGCTTTGCCGGGCCGGTGGGACTCAAGTTGCGCATCTTCGCTGACCGCGAAGTTCAGGCCATGGCTGATTTCATCACCGGCGCCAACGACAAAGACGCCCACTATACCGGTGTCAATCTAGGCCGCGATTGTGAGGTGGAGACCTTCGCCGACCTGCGCAAGGCGGTCGCCGGTGATCCCTGCCCGCGTTGCGCGGGCAAACTCGAAGTCTGGCGCGGTATCGAGGTCGGCCATGTGTTCAAGCTCGGCACCAAGTATTCCGAATCCCTGGGTGCCGTCGTACTCGACGACCAGGGTCGCGAACGGCTGCTGGTCATGGGCTGCTACGGGATCGGCATCGGTCGCACCCTGGCTTCGGCCATCGAGCAGAATCATGACGCCGACGGCATTATCTGGCCCTTGCCCATTGCCCCCTTTGAGGTCCTGGTGGTCATGCTCAACCCCAATGACGCCGAGGTCAAGGCCGCTGCGGAAAAACTCTACGGCGAGTTGCGGGAACGGGGCGTCGAGGTGCTGCTCGATGATCGCGACGAGCGTCCCGGTGCAAAATTCAAGGACGCCGATCTGCTCGGTATTCCCGTGCGTCTGACGGTTGGCGCGCGCGGCCTTAAGGAAGGGCAGGTCGAGGTTAAATTGCGGGCCGGCGGTGCGGTCGCAATGTTGCCCGTGGCATCGGCGGCCGGCGACGTCGCGCGCCGCGTTGACCTTGAGCGCTCCGGGCAATAA
- the rlmB gene encoding 23S rRNA (guanosine(2251)-2'-O)-methyltransferase RlmB produces the protein MSDWIFGINPVREALSGRRRRPLELFLAREGNTRLQELAAAAEQAEVPVRRCVRAELERLTGGARHQGAALRLEPFAYVELADLLAASRKDEKPGFLLALDGITDPHNLGALVRSAAAAGCQGVILPKDNSCPVTAVVDRAAAGSLEHIPLCRVVNLARTLDELKQAGFWVHGLAGEGDQDLFCADLSGPLVLVAGSEGSGLRPNVRRHCDVLLSIPMGGGVGSLNVSVATGIALFEVLRQRRLSP, from the coding sequence ATGTCTGACTGGATTTTCGGCATCAATCCGGTGCGCGAGGCGCTCAGCGGGCGCCGTCGAAGGCCCTTGGAGCTGTTTCTGGCGCGTGAAGGCAATACGCGTCTGCAGGAGTTGGCCGCGGCCGCTGAACAGGCCGAGGTTCCGGTGCGACGCTGCGTGCGCGCGGAGTTGGAGCGGCTGACCGGCGGTGCTCGGCATCAGGGTGCCGCGCTGCGCCTTGAGCCCTTTGCCTACGTGGAACTCGCAGACCTGCTTGCAGCCAGTCGGAAGGACGAAAAACCGGGCTTTTTGCTCGCTCTGGATGGCATCACCGATCCGCACAATCTTGGCGCGCTGGTCCGCTCGGCTGCCGCTGCCGGGTGTCAGGGGGTGATCCTGCCCAAGGACAATTCCTGTCCCGTCACGGCCGTGGTCGATCGGGCCGCTGCCGGATCTCTCGAACATATACCCCTGTGCCGGGTGGTCAATCTGGCCCGCACGCTCGATGAGCTCAAACAGGCGGGATTCTGGGTTCACGGGCTGGCCGGGGAAGGTGATCAAGACCTGTTTTGCGCCGACCTGAGCGGCCCCCTGGTACTGGTCGCCGGCAGCGAAGGCAGCGGCCTGCGTCCCAATGTCCGGCGGCACTGCGATGTGCTGCTCTCCATTCCCATGGGCGGTGGCGTGGGTTCGCTCAACGTCTCCGTGGCAACCGGCATCGCTCTCTTCGAAGTTTTGCGGCAGCGCCGCCTTTCTCCCTGA
- the rlmKL gene encoding bifunctional 23S rRNA (guanine(2069)-N(7))-methyltransferase RlmK/23S rRNA (guanine(2445)-N(2))-methyltransferase RlmL, with translation MTDLEFFVTAPHGTEDLLMAEIDALGAKRISSIRSGAAFFGSLATAYRICLWSRVASRVFLPLVRFQATSADQLYAGARDFAWENHMSPSDTFAVDCSLHRSQISHSRFAALRVKDGVADRFRDRCGQRPSVEVNLPGIRIFALVDGEAVTLCLDLSGEGLYRRGYRTQGGQAPLKENLAAAILLRAGWPAAAREGQALLDPLCGSGTLLIEGALMAADVAPGIFREHFGFLNWAGHDAAAWGNLLDEASQRRSAGQAGLPLILGCDRDPSVVAAAVANAAGAGLAGKLRVEQAEFANWLPAVRGECGERGLILTNPPYGERLDDATRLAAVYASLGDCCRRYYGNWRLSVLSGNPELAGHLGLRATRTHSLRNGPIRAKLLHYQLHPGAPVAQKHETQDHAASAPVQSPRDAAAEMFANRLRKNFKAAQRWAEREGIRCYRVYDADLPEYAVAIDLYQGRVHVQEYQAPATVDSGKARRRLQDVLRVVPEALGVAADQVFLKQRRRQRGADQYGRTAQSGHFFEVEEGPCRFLVNLSDYLDTGLFLDHRPIRRRILEMAKGRRFLNLFGYTGTATVFAARGGALATVTVDASRTYLDWAQKNLRINGFGAGPHRLERCDVLAWLGSAKESFDLIFLDPPTFSNSKDREATFDVQRDHVTLIRQALRRLAPGGVLIFSTNLRRFRLDKEALADLELEDVTESTIPWDFRRRPGIHKCWLLKMSGPSETSIRLGTAGQRKRPEKPQRS, from the coding sequence ATGACCGATCTTGAATTTTTTGTTACCGCACCGCATGGCACCGAAGATCTGCTGATGGCCGAAATCGATGCTCTGGGCGCAAAGCGCATCAGCTCAATCCGCTCGGGCGCCGCCTTTTTCGGATCCCTGGCGACCGCCTATCGCATTTGCCTCTGGTCGCGTGTCGCCAGCCGTGTTTTTCTGCCTCTGGTGCGTTTCCAGGCAACCAGTGCGGATCAACTCTACGCAGGCGCGCGCGATTTTGCCTGGGAAAATCACATGTCGCCCAGCGACACCTTTGCCGTAGATTGCTCACTGCACCGTTCGCAAATCAGTCATTCGCGTTTCGCAGCCCTCAGGGTCAAGGATGGCGTTGCCGACCGTTTCCGCGACCGCTGCGGGCAGCGTCCCTCGGTGGAGGTGAATCTGCCGGGGATTCGCATATTCGCTCTGGTTGACGGCGAAGCCGTGACCTTGTGTCTCGATCTGTCCGGAGAGGGACTCTATCGTCGCGGCTACCGGACGCAGGGCGGCCAAGCGCCCCTCAAGGAAAATCTCGCCGCCGCCATTCTGCTGCGCGCCGGATGGCCCGCGGCGGCACGTGAAGGGCAGGCGCTACTCGATCCTCTGTGCGGATCGGGTACACTGCTCATCGAGGGCGCACTGATGGCCGCGGATGTGGCGCCCGGTATTTTTCGCGAGCATTTCGGCTTTCTTAATTGGGCAGGTCACGACGCCGCAGCCTGGGGGAACTTGCTGGATGAAGCTTCGCAGCGGCGCAGTGCCGGGCAGGCGGGTCTGCCCCTGATCCTGGGCTGTGATCGTGATCCGAGCGTGGTGGCCGCGGCTGTGGCCAATGCGGCCGGCGCCGGTCTGGCGGGAAAGTTGCGCGTTGAGCAGGCCGAGTTTGCAAACTGGCTTCCTGCCGTGCGCGGCGAGTGCGGTGAGCGGGGGTTGATCCTGACCAACCCTCCCTACGGAGAGCGGCTTGATGATGCCACCCGTCTTGCGGCGGTCTATGCCAGCCTGGGAGATTGCTGCCGGCGCTATTACGGCAACTGGCGGCTCTCGGTGTTGAGCGGAAATCCTGAGCTTGCCGGTCACCTTGGTTTGCGAGCGACGCGGACACACTCTCTGCGCAATGGTCCCATCCGTGCCAAACTGCTTCACTACCAACTGCACCCTGGTGCGCCTGTGGCCCAGAAACACGAGACACAGGATCACGCAGCGTCGGCTCCTGTGCAATCTCCCCGCGATGCGGCCGCCGAGATGTTTGCCAATCGTCTGCGCAAGAATTTCAAGGCTGCGCAGCGCTGGGCCGAGCGCGAAGGTATCCGGTGTTACCGTGTTTACGATGCCGACCTTCCCGAATATGCAGTGGCTATCGATCTTTATCAGGGACGAGTTCATGTGCAGGAGTACCAAGCGCCGGCCACTGTCGACTCAGGCAAGGCCCGCCGCCGGCTGCAGGATGTTCTGCGGGTCGTGCCCGAGGCCCTGGGCGTGGCTGCCGACCAGGTGTTTCTCAAGCAGCGCCGGCGGCAGAGGGGGGCTGACCAATACGGCCGAACAGCACAAAGTGGGCATTTTTTCGAGGTTGAAGAGGGCCCCTGCCGATTCCTCGTCAATCTCAGCGATTATCTCGACACGGGCCTGTTTCTTGATCACCGGCCGATTCGTAGGCGCATTCTGGAGATGGCAAAGGGGCGCCGTTTTCTCAACCTCTTCGGCTACACCGGCACCGCCACGGTGTTTGCCGCACGGGGCGGGGCGCTTGCCACGGTGACCGTTGACGCCTCCCGCACCTATCTCGACTGGGCGCAGAAAAATTTACGAATCAATGGTTTCGGCGCAGGTCCCCACCGCTTGGAGCGTTGTGATGTGCTTGCCTGGCTGGGAAGCGCCAAAGAGTCCTTCGATCTGATTTTTCTCGATCCGCCGACGTTTTCAAATTCAAAGGATCGCGAGGCAACTTTTGATGTGCAACGCGACCACGTAACGCTCATTCGTCAGGCCCTGCGACGGCTGGCACCGGGTGGAGTGCTTATTTTCTCCACAAATCTGCGTCGATTTCGTCTGGACAAGGAGGCTCTTGCCGACCTTGAGCTGGAGGATGTCACCGAAAGTACAATTCCTTGGGACTTCCGTCGCAGGCCCGGTATCCATAAATGTTGGCTGCTTAAGATGTCCGGCCCGTCCGAAACGTCCATCCGCCTTGGTACTGCCGGACAAAGAAAGAGACCGGAAAAACCTCAAAGGTCTTGA
- a CDS encoding cytochrome c3 family protein — MERFGRLAFLRRTGWLVCGLFAAMLVLSSASGGWAWGGSRDRSSSGDDSSWDSGSGSGGSGGSGGTAPIINCSECHGGDVAARHHETPWYFQGECFRCHDGFTTEGDCSSCHGFGLENVHHEVPDALVGNCAACHTGVGDLGDCLSCHQGKTQNRHHEIASAGVSCVACHTTMSADTSCQSCHAGSVRERHHDLVETDGMSCSSCHSDIVVTASCQSCHQAGSAQDAHHSYAAGQNLDCTSCHTLLQPETGCQSCHGGDSTRDQHHQIAAAGGFDCTSCHTQMTSASGCASCHSFPTFESNRHHEGVILTGYGLDCFDCHQYEFTPVFRLGMPTPEACVHCHTTVVDSGSIVEAHHTTEAFFSDNCTLCHVGAALDTQTCSACHDSGDGSVGDRHHAFDLALQGQCTVCHVGADYTLLDCQGCHTGGGQPAINDLHHMTIPAQMGDCASCHVGADMGGLECSACHFESGSPMAGERHHATNLFELGQCVFCHTGAEPINIGCAACHGSPDHHGQPAAVSGDCTACHSTIVTSGDSCQDCHTAAIPEIHHGEPLLGVAGDCTVCHQSASSATSCASCHSDNPHHDSAQSQAGDCAYCHQVPEWAMDRPQQAACRECHGRYMHDKGGPIQNYGACAACHITTPFHAMPSGSSSGRSRGWGDRSGGGAGRGLFNLFSSQFSGRRGGSQRTNLDFSMVTIEHNGKNYSVPAFPDLGAEEPKDSDDSGGDSRHGSRR, encoded by the coding sequence ATGGAGAGGTTTGGGAGGTTAGCTTTTCTGCGGCGCACAGGTTGGCTCGTCTGTGGCCTGTTCGCCGCAATGCTGGTGCTGTCCAGCGCATCGGGAGGCTGGGCCTGGGGCGGTTCCCGCGACCGTAGTTCCAGCGGCGACGACAGCTCCTGGGATAGTGGCTCAGGGTCCGGCGGCAGCGGCGGCTCGGGAGGTACTGCGCCTATCATCAATTGTTCTGAATGCCATGGCGGTGATGTGGCCGCGCGCCACCATGAAACGCCCTGGTATTTTCAAGGAGAGTGTTTCCGCTGCCACGATGGCTTTACCACCGAGGGAGACTGCTCGAGCTGCCACGGCTTCGGCTTGGAAAATGTTCATCATGAGGTGCCCGATGCCCTGGTCGGCAACTGCGCCGCCTGTCACACCGGGGTTGGTGATCTGGGGGATTGTCTGAGCTGTCATCAGGGAAAAACCCAGAACCGCCATCATGAAATCGCCTCAGCCGGCGTATCCTGTGTCGCCTGCCATACCACCATGTCCGCCGACACCAGTTGTCAGAGCTGTCATGCCGGTTCGGTGCGCGAGCGCCATCATGACCTGGTTGAGACGGATGGCATGTCCTGCTCTTCCTGCCATAGCGATATCGTCGTCACCGCCAGTTGTCAGAGCTGCCATCAAGCGGGCTCGGCGCAAGACGCTCACCACTCTTATGCAGCCGGCCAGAACCTTGATTGCACCAGTTGTCATACCCTGTTGCAACCTGAGACGGGCTGCCAGAGCTGCCACGGCGGTGATTCAACGCGTGACCAGCATCATCAGATCGCCGCCGCCGGTGGCTTTGATTGCACCAGTTGCCATACGCAGATGACCTCCGCCAGCGGTTGCGCCAGTTGCCACAGTTTCCCGACTTTCGAGAGCAACCGCCACCACGAGGGCGTGATTCTCACAGGTTACGGCCTGGATTGCTTCGACTGCCATCAGTACGAATTCACACCGGTTTTCAGGTTGGGCATGCCCACTCCTGAGGCCTGCGTTCATTGTCACACGACGGTGGTGGACAGTGGCTCCATCGTGGAAGCGCATCATACCACCGAGGCTTTCTTCAGCGACAACTGTACCCTGTGTCATGTCGGGGCCGCTCTGGACACGCAGACCTGTAGCGCCTGCCACGATTCAGGCGACGGCAGTGTGGGGGATCGCCACCATGCCTTCGATTTGGCGTTGCAGGGCCAGTGCACGGTGTGTCACGTCGGTGCCGACTATACCCTTCTGGATTGTCAGGGTTGTCACACCGGCGGCGGTCAGCCCGCCATCAACGATCTGCACCACATGACCATCCCGGCCCAGATGGGGGATTGTGCTTCCTGCCATGTTGGTGCCGACATGGGCGGGCTTGAGTGTTCTGCCTGTCATTTCGAATCGGGCTCGCCTATGGCCGGTGAGCGCCATCATGCGACCAATCTCTTTGAACTGGGCCAATGTGTCTTCTGTCACACCGGCGCTGAGCCGATCAACATTGGTTGCGCGGCTTGTCACGGCAGCCCGGATCACCATGGGCAGCCCGCGGCGGTAAGCGGCGATTGCACGGCCTGCCATAGCACAATTGTGACCTCGGGAGACAGTTGTCAGGATTGCCATACCGCAGCTATTCCTGAAATACACCATGGTGAGCCCTTGCTGGGCGTCGCGGGCGACTGCACCGTTTGCCACCAGAGCGCTAGTTCCGCGACATCCTGTGCGTCCTGCCACAGCGACAATCCTCACCATGATTCCGCTCAGTCCCAGGCCGGCGATTGTGCTTATTGTCATCAGGTGCCGGAGTGGGCCATGGACCGTCCTCAGCAGGCGGCCTGTCGCGAGTGCCATGGCCGTTACATGCATGACAAGGGCGGCCCGATTCAGAATTACGGTGCCTGCGCTGCTTGCCATATCACCACGCCCTTCCACGCAATGCCCTCGGGTAGTTCCAGCGGGCGTTCCAGGGGCTGGGGTGATCGCAGCGGCGGTGGAGCCGGGCGCGGCTTGTTCAACCTTTTCAGTTCCCAGTTCAGCGGCCGCAGGGGCGGATCGCAAAGGACAAACTTGGATTTCAGCATGGTCACTATCGAGCATAACGGCAAGAATTACTCGGTGCCCGCCTTTCCCGATCTTGGCGCTGAAGAGCCGAAGGATAGCGACGATTCAGGCGGCGACTCCCGCCACGGTTCCCGTCGTTAA
- a CDS encoding chemotaxis protein CheX: MAVKFFGQFLVERGVVNPQKLLEAIDLQERTNLKFGEMALDMGLINEADVERVHDAQRGEDLRFGDMAVKLGILSSEQMQQILTRQKNNHLYIGEALVKIGALDAERVTTLLDEFKVDQAPYLATRLVIPEGVSNPQFWEMAADLTYKMLTRVANLSFRPGPCVLAQSFDAKHVAAAMDFSGSLQGRYLLSVTSGVQQAIARAILKEADVSAEPKEVLEDTLMEFINIVCGNIVAKGAQLGHTLEINPPVIFAESRQHNSVPAEFCALCFPLYLADGEEAELSLWIPA, translated from the coding sequence ATGGCGGTTAAATTTTTTGGGCAGTTTCTTGTGGAACGGGGTGTGGTCAACCCCCAGAAGCTTCTGGAGGCTATCGATTTGCAGGAACGCACCAATCTCAAGTTCGGCGAGATGGCGCTTGACATGGGATTGATCAACGAGGCTGACGTGGAGCGTGTGCATGATGCCCAGCGCGGAGAGGATCTGCGCTTTGGCGACATGGCGGTCAAGCTTGGAATTCTTTCCTCCGAGCAGATGCAGCAGATTCTCACTCGGCAGAAAAACAACCACCTCTATATCGGCGAGGCACTGGTCAAGATCGGTGCCCTGGATGCCGAGCGGGTCACGACCCTGTTGGATGAGTTCAAAGTCGATCAGGCCCCCTATCTGGCCACGCGCCTGGTGATCCCCGAGGGGGTGAGCAATCCGCAATTCTGGGAAATGGCGGCCGATCTGACCTACAAAATGCTCACCCGGGTCGCCAATCTTTCTTTCCGGCCCGGGCCCTGTGTCCTGGCGCAAAGCTTTGATGCCAAGCATGTGGCGGCGGCCATGGATTTTTCCGGAAGCCTGCAGGGCCGCTACCTGCTCTCAGTAACGTCCGGGGTGCAACAGGCCATCGCGCGGGCCATTCTCAAGGAAGCTGACGTGTCCGCTGAGCCCAAGGAGGTACTCGAGGATACCCTGATGGAATTCATCAACATCGTCTGCGGCAATATCGTCGCTAAGGGCGCCCAACTCGGACACACCCTCGAGATCAACCCCCCGGTAATCTTTGCGGAAAGTCGTCAACACAATTCCGTCCCCGCTGAATTTTGTGCTCTGTGCTTCCCCTTGTATTTGGCCGATGGTGAAGAAGCGGAGCTCTCATTGTGGATTCCCGCCTAG